The Candidatus Aenigmatarchaeota archaeon genome has a segment encoding these proteins:
- a CDS encoding tripartite tricarboxylate transporter permease, with amino-acid sequence MIITILIFTIIGILLGLIAGLLPGIHPNQLFILIIGFLPFFSGFPTESLLALIVSVMVSNIFFNYIPAIFFSVPDPNTVLNVLPGHKMVLEGKGLDALFISLSGGLLTLITCCLFLPLALILIPVLNKFLYPHIHILLIGLTFWLLLLESNWKKRLLSFLLFLLSGFWGILCLNSKLINSEDVLFPALTGMFGIAGLVTSLEEGVKIPTQKVSKNIKTGSIFKIVLTGLTAGLLIGVLPGAGESQAGILVSNLTRIGEEEFLGSLAGINTSNSIFALISLYSFGKVRSGAAAAIDSIIPHFNLNYLFLCIAIILLSSGLSVILCWLIGKKFLKALEKINYRIVSMFIIVFTTIMVLFFTGFIGLFILLVSTCLGLLPIIWGVRRTSNMGFLMLSTIIYFSGLTWTVNWVLF; translated from the coding sequence ATGATAATCACTATTTTGATATTCACAATTATTGGAATATTATTGGGTTTGATCGCTGGTCTACTTCCAGGCATTCACCCAAATCAACTTTTCATTCTTATAATTGGTTTTCTTCCATTTTTCTCTGGATTTCCAACAGAATCCTTATTAGCATTAATAGTAAGTGTCATGGTAAGTAATATCTTCTTTAACTATATTCCGGCAATATTTTTCTCTGTACCTGACCCTAATACAGTATTGAATGTTTTACCAGGACATAAAATGGTGCTTGAAGGGAAGGGATTGGATGCACTTTTCATAAGTCTCTCTGGAGGTTTACTGACACTAATAACTTGCTGTCTTTTTCTACCCTTGGCTTTGATTTTAATCCCGGTATTAAACAAGTTCCTCTATCCCCATATTCATATATTACTAATAGGCTTAACCTTTTGGTTACTTTTGTTAGAAAGTAATTGGAAAAAAAGATTGTTGAGTTTTTTATTGTTTCTTCTTTCTGGTTTTTGGGGTATATTGTGTTTAAACTCAAAACTAATCAATTCAGAAGATGTATTATTCCCCGCACTAACAGGTATGTTTGGTATAGCTGGTCTTGTAACAAGTCTAGAAGAGGGAGTAAAAATACCAACCCAAAAAGTTAGTAAAAATATCAAGACAGGCAGTATATTTAAAATTGTTTTAACAGGATTGACGGCTGGTTTGTTGATTGGTGTGCTTCCTGGTGCAGGGGAATCACAAGCAGGTATTCTTGTATCAAACCTAACAAGAATTGGTGAAGAAGAATTTTTAGGTTCATTGGCTGGGATAAACACTTCAAATTCAATTTTTGCCCTTATAAGCCTCTATTCATTTGGAAAAGTAAGGTCAGGGGCAGCCGCTGCTATTGATTCCATCATCCCACATTTTAATCTCAATTATCTCTTTTTGTGTATTGCTATTATTTTATTATCTTCTGGTTTGTCGGTAATCCTTTGTTGGTTAATAGGCAAAAAATTCCTGAAAGCACTGGAAAAAATAAACTATAGAATTGTGTCGATGTTTATAATTGTATTTACAACCATCATGGTCCTTTTCTTTACTGGATTTATCGGTTTATTTATACTCCTTGTTTCTACTTGTCTGGGGCTTCTTCCAATAATATGGGGTGTCAGGAGAACCAGCAATATGGGATTCCTAATGTTATCAACAATAATATACTTTTCAGGTTTAACATGGACTGTCAATTGGGTATTATTTTAA
- a CDS encoding NERD domain-containing protein yields MIEIEEIECRLFSGEKIEDIVFDINWKDFEDFISKILEKNEYRVLKNFRFKTFRRYEIDIVSIKDDLALLIDCKRWCSGRYKKFQLKESSKKQMKRVEEFKKIIKEYPDLSKIKRILPVIVTWFEEDLVKEGEALIIPLWKLNHFLNNMETEIE; encoded by the coding sequence TTGATAGAAATAGAAGAAATTGAATGCAGGCTTTTTTCTGGGGAAAAAATAGAAGATATTGTTTTTGATATTAACTGGAAGGATTTTGAAGATTTTATATCCAAAATTCTGGAAAAAAATGAATATAGAGTTTTAAAAAATTTCAGGTTCAAAACCTTCAGGAGATATGAAATTGATATAGTTTCTATAAAGGATGATTTAGCTTTATTAATAGACTGTAAAAGATGGTGCAGTGGGAGATATAAGAAATTTCAACTAAAAGAATCATCTAAAAAACAAATGAAAAGAGTTGAAGAATTCAAAAAAATAATTAAGGAATATCCAGACTTGTCAAAAATTAAAAGGATTCTACCAGTTATAGTGACATGGTTTGAGGAGGATTTAGTGAAAGAGGGTGAAGCACTGATAATACCTCTTTGGAAATTGAATCACTTTCTTAATAACATGGAAACTGAAATTGAATAA
- a CDS encoding DNA polymerase domain-containing protein: protein MNVIFQLLDTDYVLLDNKVTIRMFGKTEDGKSICVFYDDFLPYFYVLPKKGKENEVLEYVKSNFKEDLVNIENISKFLPIGYYDKKTELIKITIKNPSRTPFIRDNLKNKGIIDDVFEGDILFKYRFMADHRIFGMRWYRADGDYTQTNSVKTERKFKAKKITEVDKEENSRFKYMSFDIETLVGEGGLPDADKEQIILISMCFYPSFRDKNSLVLSAKRIRKTDNGVISFENEKEMLKEFVNIIEQFDPDIILGYNINNFDLPYLNTRLKKNGIDRTLGRCHQKPMMVSTFMGKSNVSIVGRICVDVYSLVKEGAEKFGLFKGLKRYGLGDVSEQVLGEGKVDVAHSEISKFWNGDGEQIEKLIEYSRKDAELPLRILFEKRMLDKFIEISKVSGLILQDCLDKGESERIDNLLLREFNKRDFVIPCKPDDSEVSRRNVERGSKGLKGAFVLEPDTGFHDTCVAYLDFKSMYPSIVIGYNICPTTLLLNRDDLKYNQTPFGSKFVDKSIRVGIFPEILKNLLEARDKIKKEMKKETDSSKKNYLHAKQYAFKTVANAFYGYSGYIRARFYVLDIASGITSVGREMINKTREIVDKKTPYKVIYGDTDSVMVKLKTKDVEEAYNIGKEIADIINSEIKILQIKIESIFKTVLLLAKKRYAAWSFEPVENGWQEEIITKGIETVRRDWCDLVSETLEKVLNTILREQDVNKAVKIVKDTVNDIKTGKVEIDKLVITKSVSRSLKSYKGVQPHVELVKKMKTRDPTSAPGVGDRVGYVIVKGTQMISMRAEDPEFVKKNKVPIDSKYYIESQLLPPLERVFEALKVNKSELMGIGKQIGIFEIINNNHSNEFEESFDSFDGFICNSCGNVYRRPPLTGKCNSCGGELVFKKGDKKSRNLKIG, encoded by the coding sequence ATGAATGTCATCTTTCAACTTTTGGATACTGACTATGTTCTGCTTGATAATAAGGTCACTATAAGAATGTTCGGGAAAACAGAGGATGGCAAGTCAATATGTGTTTTCTATGATGATTTTTTACCCTATTTTTACGTCCTGCCCAAGAAAGGTAAGGAAAATGAGGTATTGGAGTATGTGAAATCAAATTTTAAGGAAGATCTGGTAAATATAGAAAATATCAGTAAATTCTTGCCGATAGGTTATTATGATAAAAAAACAGAATTGATTAAAATAACAATAAAGAACCCATCTAGAACGCCTTTTATAAGAGATAACCTAAAGAACAAAGGCATCATAGATGATGTTTTTGAGGGGGATATACTTTTTAAATATAGATTTATGGCAGACCATAGAATTTTTGGAATGAGATGGTACCGTGCAGATGGAGATTACACGCAAACAAACAGCGTAAAAACAGAAAGGAAATTCAAGGCAAAAAAAATCACAGAAGTAGATAAGGAAGAAAACTCTAGGTTCAAATATATGAGTTTTGATATAGAGACTCTTGTAGGTGAAGGTGGTCTCCCAGATGCAGACAAGGAGCAAATAATCCTAATAAGCATGTGTTTTTATCCTTCCTTTAGAGATAAAAATTCACTTGTCTTGTCTGCGAAAAGAATTAGAAAGACGGATAATGGTGTGATTAGTTTTGAGAATGAAAAGGAGATGTTGAAAGAGTTTGTTAATATTATAGAGCAATTTGATCCAGATATAATATTAGGTTACAACATAAACAATTTCGACCTCCCTTACCTAAACACAAGATTGAAGAAGAATGGTATAGATAGGACACTTGGGAGATGCCACCAGAAACCAATGATGGTTTCGACATTTATGGGGAAAAGCAATGTTTCAATTGTTGGTAGAATATGTGTCGATGTTTATAGCCTTGTCAAAGAGGGTGCAGAAAAATTCGGTCTTTTCAAGGGTTTGAAGAGGTATGGTCTTGGTGATGTCTCGGAGCAGGTTCTAGGTGAAGGAAAGGTCGATGTCGCCCACAGCGAAATAAGCAAATTTTGGAATGGTGATGGTGAGCAAATAGAAAAACTAATTGAATACAGCAGGAAGGATGCTGAACTTCCATTAAGAATTCTGTTTGAAAAAAGAATGTTGGACAAGTTTATAGAGATATCAAAAGTTTCAGGTTTGATTCTTCAGGATTGTTTGGATAAGGGTGAAAGTGAGAGAATAGACAATCTTCTTTTAAGGGAATTCAACAAAAGGGATTTTGTAATACCTTGTAAACCAGACGACTCTGAGGTATCTAGAAGAAATGTAGAAAGAGGTTCAAAGGGTTTAAAGGGAGCTTTTGTTCTTGAACCAGACACGGGGTTCCATGATACCTGTGTTGCTTATTTGGATTTCAAGTCAATGTACCCCTCGATAGTCATAGGGTACAACATTTGCCCAACCACGCTTTTATTAAATAGAGATGATTTAAAGTACAACCAGACGCCCTTTGGGTCAAAGTTTGTTGACAAAAGTATAAGGGTTGGGATTTTTCCAGAAATTTTGAAAAATCTTCTGGAGGCGAGAGATAAAATAAAAAAAGAGATGAAAAAGGAAACCGATTCAAGCAAGAAAAATTACCTTCACGCAAAACAATATGCATTCAAGACTGTTGCCAACGCATTCTATGGCTATTCTGGTTATATAAGAGCAAGATTTTATGTACTGGATATAGCAAGTGGTATTACAAGTGTTGGAAGGGAGATGATAAACAAGACTCGGGAAATTGTGGATAAAAAAACGCCATATAAAGTGATATATGGTGATACCGATTCTGTCATGGTCAAACTAAAAACCAAGGATGTTGAAGAGGCTTACAATATAGGCAAGGAGATAGCAGATATAATAAACTCTGAGATAAAGATACTTCAAATAAAAATTGAAAGTATTTTCAAGACAGTTCTTTTATTGGCAAAAAAAAGATATGCAGCCTGGAGTTTTGAACCTGTTGAAAATGGTTGGCAAGAGGAAATTATAACAAAGGGAATAGAAACTGTCAGAAGAGATTGGTGCGATCTTGTTTCAGAAACTCTGGAGAAAGTGTTGAACACAATACTCAGGGAACAGGACGTGAACAAGGCCGTGAAGATAGTTAAGGACACTGTTAATGACATAAAAACAGGCAAAGTTGAAATAGACAAACTTGTTATAACTAAAAGCGTTTCACGTTCCCTCAAGAGTTACAAAGGTGTTCAACCTCACGTTGAACTTGTCAAAAAAATGAAAACTCGTGACCCAACTTCTGCCCCTGGAGTTGGAGATAGGGTTGGATATGTAATAGTAAAAGGAACTCAAATGATATCCATGCGTGCCGAAGATCCAGAGTTTGTAAAGAAAAACAAAGTTCCAATAGACTCAAAGTATTACATAGAAAGTCAATTATTGCCACCTCTAGAAAGGGTTTTTGAAGCATTGAAGGTAAATAAATCAGAATTGATGGGGATAGGCAAACAAATAGGCATTTTTGAAATAATAAACAACAATCATTCTAATGAGTTTGAGGAAAGTTTTGATAGTTTTGATGGTTTTATATGCAACAGTTGTGGAAATGTTTACAGGAGACCACCTCTGACTGGTAAGTGCAATTCATGTGGAGGAGAGTTGGTTTTTAAAAAAGGGGATAAAAAATCTAGGAACTTAAAGATTGGTTAG
- a CDS encoding LAGLIDADG family homing endonuclease codes for MSNFDFGYVCGILCSHGSLTWDEKKGIYRIKIETSDGDLSAILKEKFSMVFRDKIKIRTNPKKANKTIIHVYGKDSIKDFIGRFQLKVGTNRWLVPPICFDDENFRKGFIQGFFDSGSSIRIRKRLHKNGRIQTCYSIRVTDCNKIGLEDIKSLLKIEGVNSHVYQSGKYYILEIDGKNNFTVFIKNINFGIDWKRNKGEKYLGLFQ; via the coding sequence GTGTCCAACTTCGATTTTGGTTATGTTTGCGGGATCCTCTGCTCCCATGGCTCATTAACATGGGATGAAAAAAAGGGGATTTATAGGATAAAAATTGAAACATCGGACGGGGATTTGTCAGCTATCCTAAAGGAAAAATTTTCGATGGTTTTCAGAGACAAAATTAAAATAAGGACAAACCCCAAAAAGGCTAATAAGACGATAATTCATGTTTATGGAAAGGATTCAATCAAAGATTTTATTGGGAGATTTCAACTCAAAGTTGGGACAAATAGGTGGTTAGTTCCACCCATCTGTTTTGATGATGAAAATTTTAGAAAAGGTTTTATCCAGGGTTTCTTTGATAGTGGTAGCTCAATAAGAATTAGGAAAAGGTTACATAAGAATGGTAGAATACAAACTTGTTACTCAATAAGAGTCACAGATTGCAATAAAATTGGCCTGGAAGATATAAAGAGTCTTTTGAAAATTGAGGGTGTAAATTCTCACGTGTATCAATCAGGAAAATATTATATTCTAGAAATAGATGGAAAAAACAACTTTACAGTTTTTATCAAGAATATAAACTTTGGGATTGATTGGAAAAGGAATAAGGGCGAGAAATATTTGGGTTTGTTCCAGTAG
- a CDS encoding TATA-box-binding protein, with product MTKKFDIKVENIVASVSLGIRIPLEVLVEHLDGTEYEPEQFPGLVYRMKDPKAAALIFSSGKIVCTGGRSVEDVEIVIKKVVKVLREKKIGDPKKYTIEIQNIVASSKLEGKLNLDQIAFELEDSEYEPEQFPGLVYRMKDPKVAFLLFSSGKIVCTGARKIEDVEYAVKTLSKKLKSIGSME from the coding sequence ATGACAAAAAAATTTGATATAAAAGTTGAAAACATTGTTGCCTCAGTTTCTTTGGGAATAAGAATACCTTTAGAAGTTCTGGTTGAACATCTGGATGGGACAGAATATGAGCCAGAGCAGTTTCCTGGTTTGGTTTATAGGATGAAGGATCCGAAAGCTGCTGCCCTGATCTTCTCTTCTGGTAAGATTGTTTGCACGGGAGGTAGAAGTGTAGAGGATGTGGAAATTGTGATTAAAAAGGTAGTCAAGGTTTTGAGAGAAAAGAAGATCGGAGATCCAAAGAAATATACAATAGAAATACAGAATATTGTTGCTTCTTCAAAGCTGGAAGGGAAGTTGAATCTCGATCAAATAGCATTTGAATTAGAAGATTCAGAATATGAGCCGGAGCAGTTTCCTGGTTTGGTTTATAGGATGAAGGATCCGAAAGTTGCATTCCTTTTATTCAGTTCAGGGAAAATAGTTTGCACAGGAGCAAGAAAGATAGAAGATGTTGAGTATGCTGTGAAGACACTTTCAAAGAAACTCAAAAGTATAGGTTCTATGGAATAG
- a CDS encoding OB-fold nucleic acid binding domain-containing protein, which produces METIRQTAVPSRISDILNGTFIRKEGMDPSYVITKFGARISRTKISGVIVDKFMSEDGNYSSITIDDGSDAIRVKAFKEESDFFDKFEKADNVVVIGRVREYNGENYILPEIIRKVDVNYENYHKLKILKDLIRRKTVYDIVKKHKDKFSDMDELKKFILKKYNSDEKILDGILENINSEVKKIEKDYKPIILELIEKLDTGKGVSYKKLLDESKIEEGVFQEALNDLLLNGVCYEPKPGYVKKV; this is translated from the coding sequence ATGGAAACTATAAGACAGACGGCTGTGCCTTCAAGAATTTCTGATATTTTAAATGGAACTTTCATCAGAAAAGAAGGCATGGACCCAAGTTATGTGATAACAAAATTCGGGGCAAGAATATCTAGAACAAAGATTTCGGGTGTGATAGTTGATAAGTTCATGAGCGAAGATGGTAACTATTCCTCTATAACAATTGACGATGGAAGTGATGCTATAAGGGTCAAAGCCTTCAAGGAAGAATCAGATTTTTTTGATAAGTTTGAAAAAGCGGATAATGTTGTGGTCATCGGGAGAGTGAGGGAATACAATGGAGAAAATTACATACTACCAGAAATTATAAGAAAGGTTGATGTGAATTATGAAAATTATCACAAATTGAAAATACTGAAGGATTTGATCAGGAGGAAAACAGTTTATGATATTGTGAAGAAACATAAAGACAAGTTCTCAGACATGGATGAATTGAAGAAATTTATATTGAAAAAATACAATTCAGATGAGAAAATACTGGATGGTATTCTTGAGAATATAAACTCTGAGGTTAAAAAAATAGAGAAAGATTATAAACCAATAATATTAGAATTAATAGAGAAGCTAGATACTGGAAAGGGAGTTAGTTACAAAAAACTGCTGGATGAATCAAAAATTGAAGAAGGTGTATTTCAGGAGGCATTAAATGATTTGCTGTTGAATGGTGTGTGTTATGAACCAAAACCTGGTTATGTGAAGAAGGTGTAA
- a CDS encoding minichromosome maintenance protein MCM, translating into MKEMKKNDIIDAFAEFLREKYYKEIALAVAQGEKRLSVDFSELDKFNPDLADKILENPEECLELIKKSIEQIDFPKKDTLNIRFFNMPENTQIRIRDIRAEHIGKLLTIDGIVKRASEVRPEISEIVFECQECGQRLVVIQDKMEKSIKYPVRCDCGNRRNFKIIKEKLYDARWIALEEPFEITTGEKPSEIMVYLKEDLVSPKLRNKTEPGNRLRVVGVLKEVARKNSKGGRTRQMEILIDANNFEVSEIEWEELEITPEDEKEIKRLANDEKIYEKLVASLAPSMYGLEIVKLAVILQMFGGVPHILPDGTRIRGDIHILLIGDPAVGKSQLLKLASEMIPRGKYVSGKGVTGAGLTAAVVKDEQFMGGWVLEAGALVLANNSLVSIDEFEKMSKEDQVAMHEAMSLQTVSIAKASIVATLPSRTSVLAGSNPKYSRFDPYTPIREQIDISETLLSRFDLKFALKDVPNVETDEKMVDHVLDARHFKKDQTKPLIDPKFLKKYIAYAKMNCKPKLTEEAGKVLKDFYVNLRSRAMSDGAPVPITLRQYEGLIRLAEASAKVRLKEFVEEEDAKRAIDIMKYSLRQFGFDPETGMIDIDRAEGATVTASQRNKIRVILNIIDQLSASVGKNIPLDELIRRAKEEGIERPEEIIKKMKAEGLLFEPKSNVIQKV; encoded by the coding sequence ATGAAAGAGATGAAGAAGAATGATATAATAGATGCTTTTGCTGAGTTTTTAAGAGAAAAGTACTACAAAGAGATAGCACTAGCGGTGGCCCAGGGAGAAAAAAGATTATCAGTTGATTTTTCAGAATTGGATAAATTTAACCCAGACCTTGCGGATAAAATTTTAGAGAATCCTGAAGAGTGTCTGGAGTTGATAAAAAAATCCATAGAACAAATAGATTTTCCAAAAAAAGACACCTTGAATATAAGATTCTTTAACATGCCAGAAAATACACAAATAAGGATAAGAGATATAAGGGCAGAACACATAGGGAAACTTTTGACGATTGATGGTATAGTCAAGAGGGCATCTGAGGTTAGACCAGAAATTTCTGAGATAGTTTTTGAATGTCAGGAATGTGGCCAAAGGCTAGTTGTCATACAAGACAAGATGGAAAAATCAATAAAATATCCTGTTAGATGTGATTGTGGTAATAGAAGGAACTTCAAAATAATAAAAGAAAAATTGTATGATGCAAGATGGATTGCATTGGAAGAACCTTTTGAAATCACAACAGGAGAAAAACCATCAGAGATAATGGTTTATTTGAAGGAGGATCTTGTCTCCCCAAAACTCAGAAATAAAACAGAGCCAGGAAATAGGTTGAGGGTAGTTGGGGTTTTAAAGGAAGTTGCAAGGAAAAATTCAAAAGGTGGTAGAACAAGACAAATGGAGATATTAATTGATGCAAATAACTTTGAGGTTTCTGAGATTGAATGGGAAGAACTTGAGATAACACCTGAAGATGAAAAAGAAATTAAAAGGTTGGCCAATGATGAAAAAATATATGAAAAATTAGTTGCCTCTTTAGCACCAAGTATGTATGGTCTTGAGATTGTTAAGTTGGCCGTAATTCTCCAAATGTTCGGCGGGGTTCCACACATATTGCCAGATGGAACAAGAATAAGGGGAGATATTCACATCCTTCTAATAGGTGATCCAGCTGTTGGTAAATCTCAACTTTTAAAACTGGCATCTGAGATGATACCCAGAGGAAAGTATGTAAGTGGTAAAGGGGTAACAGGGGCTGGCCTGACTGCTGCTGTTGTTAAAGATGAACAGTTTATGGGTGGTTGGGTGCTTGAAGCTGGGGCTCTCGTACTTGCAAACAATTCTCTAGTAAGTATAGATGAGTTTGAAAAGATGAGCAAAGAAGATCAGGTTGCCATGCATGAGGCAATGAGCTTGCAAACTGTATCAATAGCAAAAGCATCCATAGTTGCAACACTTCCATCAAGGACATCCGTACTGGCTGGTTCTAATCCAAAATACAGTAGGTTTGATCCATACACACCAATAAGGGAACAAATAGATATTTCAGAAACATTGCTCTCACGATTTGATCTGAAATTTGCTCTCAAGGATGTACCGAATGTTGAAACAGATGAAAAAATGGTTGATCATGTATTGGATGCTAGACACTTTAAAAAGGACCAAACAAAACCATTAATAGATCCAAAATTTCTGAAAAAATATATTGCATACGCAAAAATGAATTGTAAACCAAAGTTGACTGAAGAGGCGGGGAAAGTCCTGAAAGATTTTTATGTTAATCTCAGGTCAAGGGCCATGAGCGATGGGGCACCCGTGCCAATTACTCTGAGGCAATATGAGGGTTTAATAAGGTTGGCTGAAGCAAGTGCAAAAGTTAGATTGAAGGAATTTGTTGAGGAAGAAGATGCCAAAAGGGCTATTGATATAATGAAGTATTCTTTAAGACAATTCGGTTTTGACCCAGAGACAGGAATGATTGATATAGACAGGGCTGAAGGAGCAACTGTTACTGCATCTCAGAGGAACAAGATAAGAGTAATACTTAATATAATTGACCAACTATCAGCTTCTGTTGGTAAAAATATACCTTTGGATGAGCTTATAAGAAGGGCAAAAGAGGAAGGGATTGAAAGACCTGAGGAGATAATAAAAAAGATGAAGGCAGAGGGACTTTTGTTTGAGCCAAAAAGTAATGTCATACAGAAGGTTTGA
- a CDS encoding translation initiation factor IF-2 subunit beta — protein sequence MKSYEEMLKEAEEKFPRNSENRERLEIPKPKCMIQGNQTIITNFTDITDIMRRDPKHLAKFLFRELAIPGHIEGKRLILQGRAQENLVEKKLEVYIKEFLYCKECNRPDTKIVKEGRLTFLVCEACGSKRSIKNI from the coding sequence ATGAAAAGTTATGAAGAAATGTTGAAAGAGGCTGAGGAAAAGTTTCCAAGAAATTCTGAAAACAGGGAGAGATTGGAAATTCCCAAACCAAAGTGTATGATTCAGGGCAACCAAACAATTATAACAAATTTTACTGATATAACCGATATCATGAGGAGAGATCCTAAACATTTGGCAAAATTTTTATTCAGAGAATTGGCAATACCAGGCCACATTGAGGGAAAAAGATTGATACTTCAGGGTAGGGCACAGGAAAATTTGGTTGAAAAGAAGTTGGAAGTGTATATCAAAGAATTTCTATACTGCAAAGAATGCAACAGACCAGATACAAAGATTGTTAAAGAAGGTAGATTGACATTTCTTGTTTGTGAAGCATGTGGTTCAAAAAGGTCGATTAAAAATATATGA
- the amrS gene encoding AmmeMemoRadiSam system radical SAM enzyme: MKEADFYIKMKDNIQCQLCPRNCLIGKDKLGFCGVRKNINGKLYSLVYGKLKSAQIDPIEKKPFYHFHPGSKVFSISTVGCNFKCKFCCNYHLSQIIDINFVEINPDEVVRLAIKGNSDGLAYTYNEPTVFFEYARDIARIAKKEGLYNIFVTNGYINIPAINEISKYIDGVVIDIKGSLEDKFLKEYCSVKNGEKILESIIEYSKKGVHLEITDLIVPKIGDDLNKVEILVKWVYDNLGPDTPFHFIGFFPSYKCLDIDYTSSKFLKKCWNIGKKYLNYVYAYTSTDPGNKMNNTYCPDCGELLLERFGCSLIKNNLAKEKCPNCGKEIPGVFIDRNRRN; encoded by the coding sequence ATGAAGGAAGCCGATTTTTATATAAAAATGAAAGATAATATTCAATGTCAACTTTGTCCAAGAAATTGCCTTATAGGTAAAGATAAGCTGGGTTTTTGTGGTGTTAGAAAAAATATTAACGGTAAACTCTATTCCCTAGTTTATGGAAAACTGAAAAGTGCTCAAATAGATCCAATCGAAAAAAAACCATTTTACCATTTTCATCCGGGGTCAAAAGTTTTTTCAATATCAACTGTTGGATGCAATTTTAAATGCAAGTTTTGTTGCAATTATCATCTATCTCAAATTATTGACATAAATTTTGTAGAAATAAACCCAGATGAAGTTGTTCGGCTTGCAATCAAAGGAAATTCAGATGGTTTGGCATACACTTACAATGAGCCAACCGTTTTTTTTGAATATGCAAGAGATATAGCGAGAATTGCAAAAAAAGAAGGTTTATATAATATTTTTGTAACAAATGGGTACATCAATATACCGGCGATCAATGAAATCTCAAAATACATCGATGGGGTTGTTATAGATATAAAAGGTTCTCTTGAAGATAAATTCCTAAAAGAATATTGTTCTGTCAAAAATGGCGAAAAAATACTTGAAAGTATTATTGAATATAGTAAAAAAGGTGTTCATCTAGAGATAACCGACTTAATTGTACCAAAAATTGGAGATGATTTGAATAAGGTTGAAATTTTGGTTAAATGGGTTTATGATAATTTGGGTCCTGATACACCTTTTCACTTTATTGGTTTTTTCCCGAGTTACAAATGTTTGGATATTGACTACACAAGCAGTAAATTTCTGAAAAAGTGCTGGAATATAGGTAAAAAATATTTGAATTATGTATATGCTTATACATCAACCGACCCTGGAAACAAAATGAACAATACCTATTGCCCTGATTGTGGTGAGCTATTATTAGAGAGGTTTGGTTGCTCATTGATAAAAAACAACTTGGCAAAAGAAAAATGCCCCAACTGTGGAAAGGAAATACCAGGTGTTTTTATTGATAGAAATAGAAGAAATTGA